One genomic window of Caldivirga maquilingensis IC-167 includes the following:
- a CDS encoding ABC transporter permease, producing MMESAIPLGRRVVNRIVDLLHQLYVSIVIFTSTGQGKAGFGLTVFVVALAIAAPLFPYPGPKWSNVALQFIPPSTKPSLWYILGTDYLGIPLLLDIIWGLRYFLEIGAIAGVLQVAIGTFLGLLAGYLGGFTDRALNFVFNLLLTIPTFALWLILAVIFRSGNPVILGFILGILSWAGLARSIRAAALSAKNKDYVEASRLLGLNSLSIIANDIMPAITPYIVMNFMLSIVGGFYGAMGLAFLGLIPYSNINWGAIMGNAFYQEAAIFSPTGTIPVVILIVIQTVILMGFVYFANASVYIFDPKRRREVEIKLASKRRAVR from the coding sequence ATGATGGAGTCTGCTATTCCTCTTGGTAGGAGGGTTGTTAATAGGATTGTTGATTTGCTTCATCAATTATACGTCTCCATAGTCATCTTCACCAGTACTGGTCAAGGTAAGGCTGGCTTCGGTTTAACAGTATTCGTTGTTGCATTAGCCATAGCAGCACCATTATTCCCATACCCAGGACCAAAATGGAGCAACGTAGCACTACAATTCATACCACCATCAACAAAACCATCACTATGGTACATACTTGGCACTGATTACCTAGGAATACCACTGTTACTGGACATAATATGGGGACTAAGATACTTCTTGGAGATAGGTGCAATAGCCGGTGTACTGCAGGTGGCTATAGGTACCTTCCTGGGGCTCCTGGCTGGTTACCTAGGGGGCTTCACCGATAGGGCATTAAACTTCGTTTTCAACTTACTGCTCACAATACCAACCTTCGCCCTATGGTTAATACTAGCAGTCATATTTAGGTCAGGTAACCCAGTTATCCTAGGTTTCATACTAGGTATATTGAGTTGGGCTGGGTTAGCCAGATCCATTAGGGCTGCTGCCTTGAGTGCTAAGAATAAGGATTACGTTGAGGCATCAAGACTACTAGGCTTAAACTCACTATCAATAATAGCAAACGATATAATGCCTGCAATAACCCCATACATAGTCATGAACTTCATGTTAAGTATAGTCGGAGGCTTCTATGGCGCAATGGGCCTAGCATTCCTAGGCCTAATACCCTACAGTAACATAAACTGGGGGGCAATAATGGGTAATGCCTTCTACCAGGAGGCAGCAATATTCTCACCAACTGGAACAATACCAGTAGTAATACTGATAGTGATTCAAACAGTGATATTAATGGGTTTCGTCTACTTCGCAAACGCCTCAGTGTACATATTCGACCCCAAGAGGAGGAGGGAGGTAGAAATTAAATTAGCCAGCAAGCGTAGGGCTGTGAGGTGA
- a CDS encoding ABC transporter ATP-binding protein, whose amino-acid sequence MSSTVLSVKNLNVTYKTATFDVEAVKNVSFELHRHEILGIVGESGSGKSTIALALMRLLPNNAVITGEASLYSRDGSRIDNVLTLPEEELRRIRYRWGKISIVFQGAMNSLNPLLTVKDHFIDTAQAHGIDKEEALKIAADLLRSVRLEPARVLRSYPHQLSGGMKQRVMIALALMLNPDVIILDEPTTALDTLTQRQILELIRDLRKERDVGIMLITHDLSVVADVADKVLVLYRGYVMEIGDVYTVYSRPYSPYTLMLINSFPAIGKRIIKLKPAGITATTNNRGCPFINRCPFASIECADADMNLIEVEPGHFSSCIKANLIQQQVAGKVMASEQQQ is encoded by the coding sequence ATGTCTTCGACAGTGCTCTCCGTTAAGAACCTGAACGTAACGTATAAGACAGCTACCTTCGACGTTGAGGCTGTTAAAAACGTTTCCTTCGAGTTACATAGGCATGAGATACTGGGGATAGTTGGCGAGTCGGGTAGTGGCAAATCAACCATAGCCCTAGCACTAATGAGACTACTTCCCAATAATGCCGTAATAACTGGTGAGGCTTCATTATACAGTAGGGATGGATCCAGAATTGACAATGTATTAACGCTCCCTGAGGAGGAGCTTAGGAGGATTAGGTATAGGTGGGGTAAGATATCCATAGTGTTCCAGGGCGCCATGAATTCGCTGAACCCATTATTAACTGTTAAGGATCACTTCATTGATACTGCCCAAGCCCATGGTATTGATAAGGAGGAGGCACTTAAAATAGCTGCTGATTTGCTCCGTTCAGTTAGGCTTGAGCCTGCTAGGGTGCTTAGGTCATACCCGCATCAATTATCAGGTGGTATGAAGCAGAGGGTTATGATTGCCTTAGCTCTAATGCTGAACCCAGACGTAATAATACTTGATGAGCCAACCACCGCCTTAGATACATTGACTCAGAGGCAGATACTTGAGTTAATTAGGGATCTGCGTAAGGAGCGTGACGTAGGCATAATGCTTATTACTCATGATTTATCCGTCGTGGCTGATGTGGCTGATAAGGTTCTCGTTCTCTATAGGGGCTACGTAATGGAGATTGGGGATGTTTATACAGTGTACTCACGCCCATACTCGCCATACACGCTCATGTTAATAAACTCCTTCCCAGCAATAGGCAAGAGGATAATTAAGCTTAAGCCCGCTGGCATAACTGCAACAACTAATAATAGGGGTTGCCCATTCATAAATAGATGCCCATTCGCATCCATTGAGTGCGCTGACGCGGATATGAATCTTATTGAGGTTGAGCCAGGACACTTCTCATCATGTATAAAGGCAAATCTCATACAGCAGCAGGTCGCAGGCAAGGTGATGGCCAGTGAGCAACAGCAGTAG
- a CDS encoding ATP-binding cassette domain-containing protein, producing MSNSSSSGSSPRGPAPVCPYLQRTPQGYLCSLTQKPVNPLGWYCIFDYMNCPIYVSHAAYMSGRKGLERKYSEDVVIAAEDLTVVFKVGSMFSKKDLYAVDHVNITVNKGETMAVVGESGSGKTTLGKTLVGLYIHLQPVGSTSMVGIFQQ from the coding sequence GTGAGCAACAGCAGTAGCTCAGGCAGTAGCCCAAGGGGGCCTGCCCCAGTTTGCCCATATCTTCAAAGAACCCCCCAGGGCTACTTATGTAGCCTAACTCAGAAGCCTGTTAATCCACTTGGCTGGTACTGCATATTCGACTACATGAATTGCCCAATATACGTAAGCCACGCCGCTTACATGAGTGGTAGGAAGGGGCTTGAGAGGAAGTATAGTGAGGATGTTGTTATTGCTGCAGAAGACTTAACAGTAGTCTTTAAGGTTGGGAGCATGTTCAGTAAGAAGGATCTTTACGCTGTTGATCATGTTAACATAACTGTGAATAAGGGTGAGACTATGGCAGTGGTTGGTGAGTCGGGTAGTGGTAAGACCACGCTCGGTAAGACCCTAGTTGGATTATATATACACCTGCAACCGGTAGGATCTACTTCCATGGTAGGGATATTTCAACAATGA
- a CDS encoding ABC transporter ATP-binding protein, which translates to MTEEEYKVYRLKSQYIHQDPYSSLNPYKTVYDILAVPLRANKLVHSKAEEEKLIFEALENVGLNPKAYINKYPFELSGGEKQRVSIARALLVKPEFVVADEIVTMLDASLRLEVLDLLLAVQKEMNLSVLFITHDLGMAYYMAGDTGKAAVMYLGSIMEYGPAKEMLESPLHPYTQALLSAIPEPDPAKSRSKKVMKLRSLDPPNPLRAPPGCKFSDRCPFAMDRCFKERPPLKKVGNVMVACWLY; encoded by the coding sequence ATGACTGAGGAGGAGTATAAGGTTTACAGGCTTAAGTCACAGTACATTCACCAGGACCCATACTCAAGCCTTAACCCATATAAGACAGTGTACGATATATTGGCTGTCCCATTGAGGGCTAATAAGCTTGTGCATAGTAAGGCTGAGGAGGAGAAGCTGATTTTCGAGGCTCTTGAGAACGTTGGCCTTAACCCCAAGGCCTACATTAACAAGTACCCCTTTGAATTAAGTGGTGGTGAGAAACAGAGGGTATCCATTGCAAGGGCATTGCTCGTTAAGCCTGAGTTTGTGGTGGCTGATGAGATAGTTACGATGCTTGATGCTTCACTTAGGCTCGAGGTTCTTGATCTACTCTTAGCAGTGCAAAAGGAGATGAATTTAAGCGTACTCTTCATAACTCATGATTTAGGAATGGCCTACTACATGGCTGGTGACACAGGTAAGGCTGCAGTAATGTACCTTGGTTCAATAATGGAGTATGGGCCAGCTAAGGAGATGCTTGAAAGCCCACTACACCCGTATACCCAAGCCTTATTATCAGCAATACCTGAGCCTGACCCAGCTAAGTCAAGAAGTAAGAAGGTTATGAAGCTTAGAAGCCTTGATCCACCTAACCCACTTAGGGCGCCTCCTGGATGCAAGTTCAGTGACAGGTGCCCATTTGCCATGGATAGGTGCTTTAAGGAGAGGCCTCCACTTAAGAAGGTTGGCAACGTAATGGTTGCCTGCTGGTTATATTAA
- a CDS encoding ADP-ribosylglycohydrolase family protein — MVSLSRAALFNKVYGGLLGKNAGGSLGTPYERGFGQEDLIDVRLEPKLYPNDDFEVQMAWLRLIEDRGLDVTEHDLAQCWLDCIHYNWDEYGLSKRNLRLGILPPMSGFFNNWFKHCMGSPIRSEVWAMIAPGLPDVAAEYAFKDAIVDHGGGESVYGEVFNAVLESLAFIEGDLIKLIKHALSYIPQNSLTHKAIENALNAYAKGLDLREARRIIIELAPTEYRKIAQYSPINLGFEVLGLLYGNSFMDAIAKTISLGYDTDSTAATVGAVLGIIHGADYIPQDYVKVYEEIMTNETWGGVSNIRSNRTVTELANRILKVTYRLLARYNDRVKINHEGGVEWLIDPFTVKPNESWLNYKPNTWRLRFIGIEATVEHPIGPVLKPNVELPIIITIRSIRLSPINLNYIIHGINTKAYQINPVSGGLFIEPNSTAEVEFRVRLINLNELNTVEHPIIQFTALDSFESINITLTILPPVVWFINKVNDSDEDVDRWVGEAAAGEWAAVYRDGYDLSLEDLIPKGASMVAVGFIYNPGDSRIMHLGIPNNAPYAKLWFNEEPIVESKEKYMLRPNYDGDGRNYADALMRHGWNTVSIKVKRIDEPVSLHFMISESSKNLHRGVTNIIQYKRPSLKTDYDSDEDLKPS, encoded by the coding sequence ATGGTTTCACTTTCAAGGGCAGCTTTATTTAATAAGGTTTACGGTGGTTTACTAGGTAAGAATGCTGGTGGTAGTCTTGGTACCCCTTATGAGAGGGGTTTTGGCCAGGAGGATTTAATTGATGTTAGACTTGAGCCTAAGCTTTACCCTAATGATGATTTTGAGGTTCAGATGGCTTGGCTTAGGCTTATTGAGGATAGGGGACTTGATGTGACTGAGCATGATCTTGCCCAGTGTTGGCTCGACTGTATTCACTATAATTGGGATGAATATGGGTTGAGTAAGAGGAATCTGAGGCTGGGCATACTACCACCCATGTCAGGTTTCTTCAATAATTGGTTTAAACACTGCATGGGTTCACCCATTAGGTCTGAGGTTTGGGCAATGATAGCTCCAGGGTTACCTGACGTAGCTGCTGAGTACGCTTTTAAGGATGCTATTGTTGACCATGGTGGTGGTGAGTCTGTTTACGGTGAAGTATTTAATGCGGTATTAGAGTCTTTAGCATTCATTGAAGGTGACTTAATTAAGTTAATTAAGCATGCGTTAAGCTACATACCCCAGAATAGCTTAACTCATAAGGCAATTGAGAATGCCCTTAATGCCTACGCTAAGGGCTTAGATTTAAGGGAGGCTAGGAGAATTATTATTGAGCTCGCACCTACTGAGTACCGTAAAATAGCCCAATACTCACCCATTAACCTAGGCTTTGAGGTATTAGGTCTACTCTACGGTAACAGCTTCATGGATGCTATTGCTAAGACTATTAGCCTAGGCTACGACACTGACAGCACCGCGGCCACCGTGGGTGCTGTATTGGGTATTATTCATGGCGCGGATTACATACCCCAAGACTACGTTAAGGTTTACGAAGAGATTATGACCAATGAGACATGGGGTGGTGTATCTAATATTAGGTCTAATAGGACTGTGACCGAGTTAGCTAATAGGATCCTTAAGGTTACGTATAGATTACTTGCTAGGTATAATGATAGAGTTAAGATTAACCATGAAGGTGGTGTTGAATGGTTAATAGACCCATTCACGGTTAAGCCTAATGAATCATGGTTGAATTATAAGCCAAATACCTGGAGGCTTAGATTCATTGGGATTGAGGCCACCGTTGAGCACCCAATCGGCCCGGTGCTTAAGCCTAATGTTGAATTACCCATAATAATCACAATTAGGAGCATTAGGTTAAGTCCAATTAACCTAAACTACATTATACACGGCATCAACACTAAGGCCTATCAAATAAACCCAGTGAGTGGAGGGTTATTCATTGAGCCTAATTCCACGGCCGAGGTTGAGTTTAGGGTTAGGTTAATTAACCTTAATGAGCTTAATACCGTTGAGCACCCTATCATTCAATTCACTGCTTTAGACTCATTTGAGTCAATTAACATAACCTTAACAATATTACCACCGGTGGTTTGGTTCATTAATAAGGTTAATGACAGTGATGAGGATGTTGATAGGTGGGTTGGTGAAGCTGCGGCTGGTGAATGGGCTGCGGTTTACAGGGATGGTTATGACCTCAGCCTCGAGGATTTAATACCTAAGGGTGCTTCAATGGTTGCTGTGGGTTTCATTTATAATCCAGGTGATTCAAGAATAATGCACTTGGGTATCCCCAATAATGCACCATACGCTAAACTGTGGTTTAATGAGGAGCCCATTGTTGAATCCAAGGAGAAGTATATGCTTAGGCCTAATTACGATGGTGATGGTAGGAATTACGCAGATGCCTTAATGAGACATGGGTGGAATACTGTTTCCATAAAGGTTAAGCGCATTGATGAACCAGTAAGCCTACACTTCATGATTAGTGAATCCTCCAAGAACCTGCATAGAGGAGTAACAAACATAATACAGTATAAAAGACCCAGTTTAAAAACAGACTACGACTCCGATGAGGACCTTAAACCCTCCTGA
- a CDS encoding alpha/beta fold hydrolase has product MVNEKWITVNGKRVRLLQGGSGKSTLLFIHGLSFSADTWNECCLSYFEKKYEVYAVDMPYGPRSRSDHFERENENDYAEHLKAIVDALGILNPILIGASIGGETVLRYLALGYPASAAIVIGPVGVNRIDLVKIRKPVLGIWGSRDDVSPRYNADLLTRFGFKVVYIEGARHPAYLDNTEEFIKIVEGFLSEVGTAAITDS; this is encoded by the coding sequence ATGGTTAATGAGAAGTGGATAACAGTTAACGGTAAGAGGGTTAGATTACTTCAAGGTGGTTCAGGTAAATCAACATTACTCTTCATCCATGGCCTCAGCTTTAGTGCCGATACTTGGAATGAATGCTGCTTAAGTTACTTTGAGAAGAAGTATGAGGTTTACGCCGTAGACATGCCCTATGGCCCAAGGTCAAGAAGCGACCATTTTGAGAGGGAAAACGAGAATGATTACGCAGAACACTTAAAGGCTATTGTGGATGCATTAGGTATCTTAAATCCAATACTGATAGGTGCGTCAATAGGTGGGGAAACAGTATTAAGGTACTTAGCCTTAGGTTACCCTGCATCTGCAGCCATTGTGATAGGACCAGTGGGTGTTAATAGGATTGACCTTGTTAAAATAAGAAAGCCAGTACTGGGTATATGGGGTAGTAGGGATGATGTGTCACCAAGGTATAATGCCGACTTATTAACTAGATTCGGCTTCAAGGTAGTCTACATAGAGGGAGCAAGGCATCCTGCATACCTTGATAATACTGAGGAATTCATAAAAATAGTTGAAGGATTCCTAAGTGAAGTGGGGACGGCTGCCATCACTGATAGTTGA
- the cimA gene encoding citramalate synthase → MDTTLRDGAQGANISFTLNDKIKLTLVLDELGVDYVEGGWPGSNPKDEEYFKEIKKYSLSHAKVAAFSSTRRKDTKPSEDPSLNAVLRTDVDTAVLFGKSWVLHVNEVLKVSREDNLEMIYDSISYLKSHGLDVIFDAEHFYQGFKDDPDYALSVVKTAEDAGAKVVVLADTNGAMMPNEVYEITKRVVGTVRIKIGLHMHNDSGCAVANTVMGVLAGARHVQGTINGIGERTGNADLVQVIPNLIIKVGLRALNGSSSLRKLREVSRLVYELAGLQPNPYQPYVGDYAFTHKAGVHVDAVLKNPRAYEHIDPETVGNSRRFILSELSGSSNLVVYLEENGIKVDKKDERVKRALMRIKELENKGYSFDLAPASAVLIALKELNLYREMIKVEYWRVIDESGVNLAVVKVNGQLEVAEGVGPVHAVDLALRRALQKIYPELSRVTLTDYRVVLPSEVKNTESLVRVTAEFTDGVRRWRTIGVSTSVIKASIEALVNGLDYYLQLSRLRVIEGAQRSP, encoded by the coding sequence CTGGACACAACCCTGAGGGATGGGGCACAGGGTGCAAATATATCATTCACGCTTAATGACAAGATTAAGTTGACGCTTGTTCTTGATGAGCTCGGTGTTGACTATGTTGAAGGTGGTTGGCCTGGATCAAACCCTAAGGATGAGGAGTACTTTAAGGAGATTAAAAAGTATTCACTGAGTCATGCCAAGGTTGCTGCATTCAGCAGCACTAGGAGGAAGGATACTAAGCCCAGTGAGGACCCAAGCCTAAACGCAGTATTAAGGACTGATGTTGATACTGCGGTGTTATTTGGTAAATCATGGGTGCTTCACGTTAATGAAGTGTTGAAGGTGAGTAGGGAGGATAACCTTGAAATGATATATGACAGTATCAGTTACTTGAAGTCACATGGCCTTGACGTAATCTTTGATGCTGAACACTTCTACCAAGGCTTTAAGGATGATCCTGATTACGCTCTCTCCGTTGTGAAGACTGCTGAGGACGCTGGGGCCAAGGTAGTGGTGTTGGCTGATACTAATGGTGCTATGATGCCTAATGAGGTTTATGAAATAACTAAGAGGGTAGTGGGTACTGTTAGGATTAAGATTGGTTTACACATGCATAATGACTCAGGCTGCGCAGTAGCTAACACGGTCATGGGTGTCTTAGCTGGGGCGAGGCATGTTCAGGGAACAATTAATGGTATTGGGGAGAGGACCGGTAACGCTGACTTGGTTCAAGTAATACCGAACCTAATTATTAAGGTTGGCTTAAGGGCGTTAAACGGCTCAAGCAGCTTAAGGAAGCTGAGGGAGGTCTCCAGGTTAGTTTATGAATTAGCAGGTCTACAGCCTAACCCGTATCAACCGTATGTGGGTGACTACGCGTTTACGCATAAGGCTGGTGTTCATGTTGATGCTGTTTTAAAGAATCCAAGGGCCTACGAGCATATTGACCCTGAAACAGTGGGTAATTCAAGGCGCTTCATATTATCTGAGTTATCAGGTTCATCTAACCTGGTGGTTTACCTGGAGGAGAATGGTATTAAGGTTGATAAGAAGGATGAGAGGGTTAAGAGGGCGTTAATGAGGATTAAAGAACTTGAGAATAAGGGCTACAGCTTCGATCTGGCTCCAGCCTCAGCGGTCCTAATAGCGTTAAAGGAACTTAACCTATACAGGGAGATGATTAAGGTGGAGTATTGGAGGGTCATTGATGAAAGCGGCGTGAATCTGGCGGTGGTTAAGGTTAATGGGCAGCTTGAGGTGGCTGAGGGGGTTGGTCCAGTTCATGCAGTTGACTTAGCATTAAGAAGAGCACTTCAGAAGATTTACCCTGAACTCTCCAGGGTTACTTTAACAGACTACAGGGTTGTATTACCCTCTGAGGTTAAGAATACTGAGAGCCTAGTTAGGGTAACGGCGGAGTTCACTGATGGTGTGAGGAGGTGGAGGACCATTGGGGTCTCCACAAGTGTAATTAAGGCCAGTATTGAGGCTCTGGTAAATGGTCTTGATTATTATCTTCAATTAAGCAGGTTAAGGGTTATTGAGGGGGCTCAGCGTTCACCTTAA
- the tpiA gene encoding triose-phosphate isomerase, producing MKVPVLIINMKAYPELLGGGAVKLAQVAEKVANNLGASIIVAPPHTYLRQVAESVNIPVYAQSADPVDPGARTGHIPLEFIKDAGASGVIINHSEHRLLLNDIAMLVNKAKALNLETVVCSPDPLSSAAAAALAPTAVAMEPPELIGTGKSVSRTKPDVVVETVNAVKRVNGDVKVITGAGIEDYNDVAKAIELGTVGVLVASAIVKAKDWEAKITELAKPLVGK from the coding sequence ATGAAGGTTCCAGTACTCATAATAAACATGAAGGCTTACCCAGAGTTACTGGGGGGTGGTGCCGTTAAGCTGGCTCAAGTAGCTGAGAAGGTTGCTAATAACCTGGGTGCATCCATAATAGTTGCACCACCGCACACTTACCTAAGGCAGGTTGCTGAATCCGTAAACATACCCGTTTACGCGCAGTCAGCTGACCCAGTGGATCCAGGGGCTAGGACTGGCCACATACCCTTAGAGTTCATTAAGGACGCTGGGGCTTCAGGTGTGATTATAAATCATAGTGAGCATAGGTTACTGTTAAATGACATAGCCATGCTTGTTAATAAGGCCAAGGCCCTTAACCTTGAGACAGTGGTGTGTTCCCCAGACCCATTATCAAGTGCCGCTGCGGCTGCCCTTGCACCCACGGCAGTTGCCATGGAGCCTCCTGAATTAATAGGCACAGGTAAGTCCGTTAGTAGGACTAAGCCTGATGTGGTTGTTGAAACGGTTAATGCAGTTAAGAGGGTTAACGGTGATGTTAAGGTTATTACAGGTGCCGGTATAGAGGATTATAATGATGTTGCTAAGGCAATTGAATTAGGTACAGTGGGTGTATTGGTGGCTAGTGCAATAGTTAAGGCTAAGGATTGGGAGGCTAAGATAACTGAATTAGCTAAACCCCTTGTGGGTAAGTGA
- a CDS encoding uL15 family ribosomal protein produces the protein MRRREKKSRKLRGWRTHSWGRVGQHRSRGQRGGGGKIGLLKHKKSLLLKITNGELYPLIGKHGFYRPSPEVNVINVGDLNGLIDSLQRRNLIKMEGDKYIIDLTQLGYGKLLGEGKIQKPVVVKVRAASAKAIKAIKEAGGEVLIVQ, from the coding sequence GTGAGACGTAGAGAGAAGAAGTCTAGGAAGCTTAGGGGCTGGAGAACCCACTCATGGGGGAGGGTTGGTCAGCATAGGAGCAGGGGTCAAAGAGGTGGGGGAGGTAAGATTGGTTTACTTAAGCATAAGAAGAGCCTGCTACTTAAGATAACTAATGGTGAACTTTACCCATTAATAGGTAAGCATGGCTTCTATAGGCCGAGTCCTGAGGTTAATGTAATAAATGTAGGTGACTTAAATGGGTTAATTGATTCACTGCAGAGGAGGAATTTAATTAAGATGGAGGGTGATAAGTACATTATTGACTTAACTCAACTGGGGTATGGTAAACTACTTGGTGAAGGTAAGATACAGAAGCCCGTGGTGGTTAAGGTTAGGGCTGCTTCAGCAAAGGCTATTAAGGCTATTAAGGAGGCTGGTGGTGAAGTCTTAATAGTTCAATAG
- a CDS encoding KEOPS complex kinase/ATPase Bud32: MKVIAKGAEALLYLEDWLGLIVLVKERVPKGYRDPVFDKVIRVKRTINEARLMMDAADLGVKTPVVYDVDVVRTKIRMQYLNSPTLNTIIKSNGYSKLVKELMSRMGALVGVLHNGGILHGDPTPANVIVNDSDEYLIDFGLGEKLKPTWDSKYLRKTAVDLNVLLRSLESNYGEYSEQLFNDFINGYSSVIGGDKAASVVKWVRRIRSLARYYTGRLL; this comes from the coding sequence ATGAAGGTAATAGCCAAGGGTGCTGAGGCTTTGCTGTACTTGGAGGATTGGTTAGGCTTAATAGTGCTTGTTAAGGAGAGGGTACCTAAGGGTTATAGGGATCCTGTGTTTGATAAGGTGATTAGGGTTAAGAGAACCATTAATGAAGCCAGGTTAATGATGGATGCTGCGGATTTAGGTGTTAAAACCCCGGTGGTGTATGATGTTGATGTTGTTAGGACTAAGATAAGGATGCAGTACTTGAATTCACCAACATTGAACACTATTATTAAGAGTAATGGTTACTCTAAGTTGGTTAAGGAATTAATGAGCAGAATGGGGGCGCTAGTGGGTGTACTGCATAATGGGGGTATACTCCACGGTGACCCGACCCCAGCTAACGTGATAGTTAATGATAGTGATGAGTACTTAATTGACTTCGGGCTTGGTGAGAAATTGAAACCAACCTGGGACAGTAAATACCTCAGGAAGACTGCTGTGGACTTAAACGTGCTACTTAGATCCCTTGAGAGTAATTACGGTGAGTACAGTGAACAACTCTTCAACGACTTCATTAACGGCTACAGTAGCGTCATAGGAGGTGATAAGGCGGCTTCCGTGGTTAAGTGGGTTAGGAGAATTAGGAGCCTGGCAAGGTACTATACGGGAAGGTTACTATGA
- a CDS encoding 30S ribosomal protein S5, giving the protein MSEVPAANIEEWKPRTEIGRLVKEGKIKSIDDIFIANARIQEPEIVDALLTNLKYEVLSINIVQRQTDAGEVSQFQVAVALGNEDGYVGIGVGKARQIGPAMEKAIREAKVNIIPVRRGCGSWYCSCDEPHSVPFVVRGRSGSVFVELIPAPKGVGLVAGDTIKPILRLAGIKDVWSRALGETRTTLNFAMATWNALKNTYIFKI; this is encoded by the coding sequence ATGTCTGAAGTTCCCGCTGCCAATATTGAGGAGTGGAAGCCTAGGACTGAGATTGGTAGGCTTGTTAAGGAGGGTAAGATAAAGTCGATTGACGACATATTTATAGCCAATGCAAGAATTCAGGAACCTGAAATCGTTGATGCATTACTAACTAACCTTAAGTACGAGGTATTAAGCATAAATATTGTGCAAAGACAGACAGATGCTGGGGAAGTTAGTCAATTTCAAGTGGCGGTAGCCTTAGGTAATGAGGATGGGTACGTGGGTATAGGGGTTGGTAAGGCTAGGCAAATAGGCCCAGCCATGGAGAAGGCCATAAGGGAGGCTAAGGTAAACATTATCCCAGTGAGGAGGGGTTGCGGCTCATGGTACTGTTCATGTGATGAACCACATAGTGTACCATTCGTGGTTAGGGGCAGGTCCGGCAGTGTGTTTGTTGAGCTCATACCGGCACCTAAGGGTGTTGGTTTAGTTGCAGGTGATACAATTAAGCCCATACTTAGGTTAGCTGGGATTAAGGATGTTTGGTCAAGAGCCCTTGGTGAAACAAGGACAACCCTTAACTTCGCAATGGCTACTTGGAATGCATTAAAGAACACGTACATATTTAAGATATAG